One genomic segment of Clostridia bacterium includes these proteins:
- a CDS encoding substrate-binding domain-containing protein: LSVMENILQAQPEINAVFAHNDEMALGALQAIKASGKTIMVVGFDATDDAVKAVEAGEMAATVAQQPAKIGSLGVENAVKVIKGETIEKAIPVDLQLVTKK, encoded by the coding sequence CTTATCAGTTATGGAGAATATCCTTCAAGCACAACCGGAAATCAATGCAGTTTTCGCTCATAATGACGAAATGGCATTAGGCGCATTACAAGCTATAAAGGCTTCAGGAAAGACAATAATGGTAGTTGGCTTTGACGCAACTGATGATGCTGTAAAAGCTGTAGAAGCCGGCGAAATGGCTGCTACTGTAGCTCAACAGCCTGCAAAGATTGGCTCCCTGGGCGTAGAGAATGCAGTAAAGGTTATCAAGGGCGAAACTATTGAGAAGGCTATTCCAGTAGATCTTCAATTAGTTACAAAGAAATAA
- a CDS encoding TM1266 family iron-only hydrogenase system putative regulator → METRIALIGIIIENKESVERLNAILHEYSQYIIGRMGIPNAKEGVAVISIVLDAPNDTISALSGKLGMLPQVSAKTIFSKLPVVTER, encoded by the coding sequence ATGGAAACAAGAATTGCTCTGATTGGCATCATTATAGAAAACAAAGAATCAGTAGAAAGATTAAATGCTATTCTCCATGAATATTCGCAGTATATTATCGGAAGAATGGGAATACCTAATGCAAAAGAAGGTGTTGCAGTGATAAGCATTGTTTTGGACGCGCCCAACGATACCATAAGTGCTCTTTCGGGGAAATTGGGTATGCTGCCGCAGGTGAGTGCCAAAACTATCTTTTCAAAGCTGCCTGTAGTTACGGAAAGGTGA
- the hydE gene encoding [FeFe] hydrogenase H-cluster radical SAM maturase HydE produces the protein MEYLVDKLEAEGSLTKEEFVQLLSHTSPALSEYLFEKSRKMANKYFGNRIYTRGLIEFTNYCKNNCFYCGIRAENRKVERYRLSKDEILNCCREGYALGFRTFVLQGGEDSFYSDSEMVDIISEIKGNYPDCALTLSIGEKSAESYKAFYDAGADRYLLRHETADAGHYGMLHPKILNLQNRKQCLWTLKSIGYQVGTGFMVGSPFQTVENLAEDLMFIKELSPEMIGIGPFIPHHDTPFADKAQGSFELTLFLIGILRLMIPNALIPATTALGTINPLGREKGILAGANVVMPNLSPVKVRKKYELYDNKICTGEEAAECRFCLQNRMQSIGYELVTDRGDFKPADNNQKGVI, from the coding sequence ATGGAATACTTAGTTGATAAATTAGAGGCTGAAGGTTCACTTACGAAAGAGGAGTTTGTACAGCTTTTGAGTCACACCTCTCCGGCCCTTTCTGAATATTTGTTTGAAAAATCCAGAAAAATGGCAAATAAATATTTTGGAAATCGCATATACACGAGAGGCTTGATTGAGTTTACGAATTACTGCAAAAATAATTGCTTTTACTGCGGTATACGAGCAGAGAACCGGAAGGTGGAGCGCTATCGCCTCAGCAAGGATGAGATACTGAATTGCTGCAGGGAGGGATATGCTCTTGGTTTTCGCACCTTTGTTCTGCAGGGTGGGGAGGACAGCTTCTATAGCGACAGCGAAATGGTTGATATTATTTCGGAAATTAAGGGAAATTACCCGGATTGCGCTTTGACTTTATCAATCGGAGAAAAAAGCGCCGAATCCTATAAAGCATTTTATGACGCAGGAGCTGACAGATATCTTCTCCGCCATGAAACTGCCGATGCCGGCCATTATGGGATGCTTCACCCTAAAATACTAAACCTGCAAAACCGCAAACAATGTCTGTGGACACTTAAAAGTATAGGCTATCAAGTGGGTACGGGTTTTATGGTAGGCTCACCCTTTCAAACTGTTGAGAACCTTGCAGAGGATTTGATGTTTATAAAAGAATTATCTCCAGAGATGATTGGCATCGGACCCTTCATCCCGCACCATGACACACCCTTTGCGGATAAAGCGCAGGGATCCTTTGAGCTTACTCTGTTTCTTATCGGAATACTGCGTCTTATGATACCGAATGCACTTATTCCGGCAACAACAGCCCTTGGAACAATTAATCCTCTAGGCCGCGAAAAGGGTATACTTGCAGGCGCAAATGTAGTAATGCCAAATCTTTCGCCTGTAAAGGTGCGAAAAAAATATGAACTCTATGACAACAAAATCTGCACCGGGGAAGAAGCCGCAGAATGCAGGTTCTGCCTGCAAAATCGTATGCAGAGCATAGGATATGAACTTGTTACTGACAGAGGAGATTTTAAACCAGCAGATAACAATCAGAAGGGGGTAATATAA
- the hydG gene encoding [FeFe] hydrogenase H-cluster radical SAM maturase HydG: protein MYDVKSKKAEDFINDEEILDTIEYAEKNKNNRELIESIIEKAKKLKGVSHREAAVLLECEIQDVNEKLYKLAREIKQKFYGNRIVMFAPLYLSNYCVNGCVYCPYHYQNKHIYRKKLTQEEIRNEAIALQDMGHKRLALEAGEDPVNNPIEYILESIKTIYSIKHKNGEIRRVNVNIAATTVENYHKLKEAGIGTYILFQETYNKKNYEELHPKGPKHDYSYHTEAMDRAMEGGIDDVGIGVLFGLNMYRYDFIGMLMHAEHLEAAMGVGPHTISVPRIRPADDIDPANFSNAISDSMFEKIVAVLRIAVPYTGMIVSTRESQKTRERVLQLGISQISGGSKTSVGGYSEPEPEEENSAQFEVDDTRTLDQVVNWLLELGYIPSFCTACYREGRTGDRFMSLVKSGQIANCCQPNALITLKEYLEDYASPDTKGKGEKLIQEELNHIPNEKVKAAAVKYLYEVGSGKRDFRF, encoded by the coding sequence ATGTATGATGTAAAATCCAAAAAAGCGGAAGATTTTATAAATGACGAAGAAATACTGGATACAATTGAGTATGCAGAAAAAAATAAAAACAATCGCGAACTGATAGAAAGCATTATAGAAAAGGCAAAAAAATTAAAGGGAGTTTCTCATCGCGAGGCCGCCGTTCTTTTAGAATGCGAGATTCAAGATGTAAATGAAAAGCTGTATAAGCTTGCCAGAGAAATAAAGCAGAAATTTTATGGGAATAGAATTGTTATGTTTGCACCGCTTTATCTTTCCAATTATTGCGTAAACGGCTGTGTTTACTGTCCATATCATTATCAAAACAAGCATATTTATCGCAAAAAGCTCACACAGGAGGAAATACGAAACGAAGCTATTGCGCTGCAGGACATGGGCCACAAGCGTTTAGCTCTTGAAGCAGGGGAAGACCCCGTAAACAATCCGATTGAATATATACTGGAAAGCATTAAGACAATATATTCAATCAAACACAAAAACGGCGAAATCAGACGCGTAAATGTGAACATTGCGGCAACAACCGTTGAAAATTACCACAAACTGAAGGAAGCAGGAATAGGCACATATATTTTGTTTCAGGAAACATACAATAAAAAGAATTATGAGGAGCTGCACCCGAAAGGACCGAAGCATGATTACTCTTATCATACAGAGGCAATGGACCGTGCCATGGAGGGCGGCATTGATGATGTAGGCATCGGCGTGCTGTTTGGGCTGAATATGTACAGATATGACTTTATAGGCATGCTTATGCATGCTGAGCATTTGGAGGCCGCAATGGGAGTCGGCCCACACACGATCAGTGTTCCGCGCATTCGTCCTGCCGACGATATTGATCCGGCAAATTTCTCTAACGCCATTTCTGATTCCATGTTTGAGAAGATAGTTGCCGTGCTCCGTATTGCTGTGCCATATACAGGCATGATCGTATCAACACGTGAATCCCAAAAGACCCGTGAGCGTGTTTTACAGCTTGGGATTTCTCAAATAAGCGGCGGCTCAAAAACCAGTGTCGGTGGATATTCCGAGCCGGAGCCGGAGGAGGAAAACTCCGCACAGTTTGAAGTTGACGACACACGTACCCTTGATCAAGTAGTAAACTGGCTCCTGGAGCTTGGATATATACCCAGCTTTTGCACTGCCTGCTACCGTGAGGGCAGAACCGGAGACCGCTTTATGTCACTTGTTAAATCAGGGCAGATTGCGAACTGCTGCCAGCCCAATGCTTTAATTACTCTTAAGGAGTACCTGGAGGATTATGCTTCACCCGATACAAAGGGAAAGGGCGAAAAGCTGATCCAGGAGGAGCTTAACCATATTCCGAATGAAAAGGTAAAAGCTGCCGCAGTTAAGTATCTCTATGAGGTCGGCAGCGGAAAACGGGATTTTAGATTCTAA
- the hydF gene encoding [FeFe] hydrogenase H-cluster maturation GTPase HydF, which yields MSLQDTPRSNRLHIGIFGKRNSGKSSLINALTNQNIAIVSDIAGTTTDPVYKSMEIHGVGPCVFVDTAGFDDIGEIGRLRVSQTKKAMEKTDIAIMMFSEDITKDEIEWVEELKRKHIPVISVINKIDIIHNAEALRKSVEEKCKIPAILVSALTKEGVDKIRKEIIRALPADYENESIVSNLAKSDDVVLLVMPQDIQAPKGRLILPQVQIIRELLDKKCIVISVTTDKLEAALDSLKHPPKLIITDSQVFKAVYEKKPAESMLTSFSVLMAGYKGDLDYFVQSAYAIEQLTERSKVLIAEACTHAPLTEDIGREKIPRFLRERIGEGLRIDIVSGTDFPEDVSGYDLIIHCGGCMFNRKYVLSRIEKARAAHVPMSNYGVVIAYLSGILGNIDLP from the coding sequence ATGAGTTTACAGGATACTCCCCGCTCGAACCGACTCCATATAGGCATTTTCGGGAAGCGAAACAGCGGGAAATCATCATTGATAAACGCACTGACAAATCAAAATATCGCTATCGTATCGGATATTGCCGGTACGACTACCGACCCTGTTTATAAATCAATGGAAATACATGGTGTAGGACCATGTGTGTTTGTTGATACGGCAGGCTTTGATGACATTGGTGAGATAGGCAGGCTGCGCGTTTCTCAGACCAAAAAGGCGATGGAGAAGACAGATATTGCCATAATGATGTTTAGTGAGGATATTACAAAAGATGAAATCGAATGGGTGGAAGAATTAAAAAGAAAACATATTCCAGTCATTTCCGTGATCAATAAAATCGATATTATTCACAATGCCGAGGCTTTACGTAAGTCGGTAGAAGAAAAATGCAAAATACCGGCTATATTGGTCAGTGCCCTCACAAAGGAAGGCGTCGATAAAATCCGAAAAGAAATTATCCGTGCGCTTCCTGCGGATTATGAAAACGAAAGCATCGTGTCAAATCTGGCAAAGTCTGATGACGTTGTTCTTCTTGTCATGCCTCAGGATATCCAAGCACCTAAGGGAAGACTTATCCTGCCGCAAGTGCAGATTATAAGAGAGCTGCTTGATAAAAAATGTATCGTAATAAGCGTGACAACAGATAAGCTTGAGGCCGCGTTAGACAGCCTGAAGCATCCGCCAAAGTTGATTATTACCGATTCACAGGTATTCAAAGCAGTTTATGAAAAAAAGCCTGCAGAAAGCATGCTCACATCATTTTCCGTATTGATGGCGGGTTATAAAGGGGACTTGGATTATTTTGTCCAAAGCGCTTATGCTATCGAGCAGCTGACAGAAAGGTCTAAGGTATTGATTGCCGAAGCCTGCACCCATGCGCCATTGACAGAAGATATCGGGAGAGAAAAAATTCCCCGCTTTCTGCGTGAAAGAATCGGCGAGGGCCTGAGGATAGATATAGTCAGCGGTACGGATTTTCCGGAGGATGTTTCCGGCTACGATCTTATCATACATTGCGGGGGGTGCATGTTTAACAGGAAATATGTACTGTCGCGTATTGAAAAAGCCCGAGCAGCTCATGTTCCAATGTCAAATTACGGTGTTGTAATTGCCTATTTATCCGGGATTTTGGGGAACATAGATTTGCCTTGA
- a CDS encoding ParB/Srx family N-terminal domain-containing protein, with the protein MKSEYREIRVSEIMLDYENPRIAKYLEIYGEGQISSETISMALGAGTDEKSGPSYSSLKESIKANQGIIHPIIVNELDNGKLVVIEGNTRVQIYKEFYQAGVPGEWETISSIVYKDLADEEIHAIRLQSHLVGPRDWDPYSKAKYLNYLSNKEKLPILQIISFCGGKSAEVKKMIDAYYDIENYYRSNLDDDSEFDQREFSKFMELQNRGIKDAIVIHKYDRNDFAKWVIDGNIDTAQNVRKIPVILKSKEATKVFLEENISEAMKVLAIEEFDAGPIKDVSYGILASELTKKLRNIKYAEIRSLRFDPDYDDKKAILFDLLDELMAVAEEIKEE; encoded by the coding sequence ATGAAATCTGAATATCGTGAGATTCGTGTAAGTGAGATCATGTTAGATTATGAAAATCCTAGGATTGCGAAATATTTAGAAATATATGGTGAGGGTCAAATATCGAGTGAAACTATTTCAATGGCGTTAGGAGCGGGAACTGATGAAAAATCCGGACCATCATATAGCAGCTTAAAGGAATCAATAAAGGCAAATCAAGGGATTATACACCCAATCATTGTCAATGAGTTAGATAACGGCAAACTGGTAGTTATTGAAGGAAATACAAGGGTTCAAATATATAAAGAGTTTTATCAGGCTGGTGTTCCAGGTGAATGGGAGACTATTAGTTCAATAGTTTATAAAGATTTAGCAGATGAAGAAATCCATGCTATTAGGCTTCAGTCGCATCTGGTTGGACCGAGAGATTGGGATCCATATTCAAAAGCTAAGTACTTAAATTACCTGAGTAATAAAGAAAAGCTTCCAATTCTACAAATTATATCGTTTTGTGGAGGAAAATCAGCAGAAGTTAAAAAAATGATAGATGCGTATTACGATATAGAAAATTATTATCGTTCTAACTTAGATGACGATAGTGAATTTGACCAGAGAGAATTTTCTAAATTTATGGAGCTTCAAAATAGAGGTATAAAAGACGCAATAGTTATACATAAATATGACCGAAACGATTTTGCAAAATGGGTAATAGATGGTAATATTGATACGGCGCAAAATGTCAGAAAGATTCCTGTTATATTAAAAAGCAAAGAAGCAACGAAGGTATTTCTTGAGGAAAATATTTCTGAAGCAATGAAAGTCTTGGCAATTGAAGAATTTGACGCAGGACCGATAAAAGATGTTTCGTATGGAATTTTAGCATCTGAATTAACTAAAAAGCTAAGAAATATTAAATACGCAGAGATAAGAAGCCTTAGGTTTGATCCGGATTATGATGACAAAAAAGCAATATTATTTGATTTATTAGATGAATTGATGGCGGTAGCTGAGGAGATAAAAGAGGAATAG
- a CDS encoding DEAD/DEAH box helicase, which translates to MRKVKLKNEPILIAKLSAFPYQKDAFDAVKDLPYSAIFHEQGLGKTKIAIDLLLYWLEYKDVDTVLIVTKKQLIQNWKTEFMSHTYIKPAVLTNNRAENFYVFNGPARVVITNFETIPAEKVRFHLYLKSRNVAIIIDESAKLKNPKSKLSKDFFELSSKFVIKTIMTGTPVANRPYDIWSQIFFLDSGESLGTDFKSFKNITDLSNKLYEDDDKKEIFEDAVSDIYRKINKFSVRETKDSGIINLPDKQYMNVWAKFEPQQKEIYDKIKDEMAILVQKGDKSIFDDSTATLKRLLRLVQVTSNPKLIDDMYFGNSGKEQELEILVDGIIAKGEKCIVWSSFIGNINYFTQKYSRYNAVKVHGGMTIIDRNKSIDRFRKDEYKILFATPQSAKEGLTLTMANHVIFYDRGFSLDDYLQAQDRIHRISQVKTCYVYNIMINDSIDVWVDTLLKAKQNSAHLAQGDINKMEYQDVADYSFGSLVKQILNLNDGDEEV; encoded by the coding sequence ATGAGAAAAGTTAAGTTGAAAAACGAGCCTATTCTTATTGCAAAGCTTAGTGCATTTCCATATCAAAAAGATGCTTTTGATGCAGTTAAAGATTTACCATATTCAGCAATTTTTCATGAGCAAGGTTTAGGTAAAACCAAAATAGCTATTGATTTACTATTATATTGGTTAGAATATAAAGATGTGGATACAGTGCTAATAGTGACAAAAAAGCAACTGATACAGAATTGGAAAACCGAATTTATGTCTCACACATACATTAAGCCTGCCGTTTTAACTAATAATAGGGCAGAAAACTTTTATGTGTTTAATGGACCAGCTAGAGTTGTTATTACGAATTTCGAGACAATACCTGCCGAAAAAGTAAGATTTCATCTGTATCTCAAATCGAGAAATGTTGCCATAATAATTGACGAGTCAGCTAAACTAAAAAATCCAAAATCTAAATTATCAAAGGACTTTTTTGAACTCTCATCTAAATTTGTGATTAAAACAATAATGACGGGAACTCCTGTTGCTAATAGACCATATGATATATGGTCCCAGATCTTTTTTTTGGATAGCGGTGAAAGTTTGGGAACTGATTTTAAGTCGTTCAAAAACATAACTGATTTATCAAATAAGCTTTATGAAGATGATGATAAAAAAGAAATATTTGAGGATGCCGTTTCGGATATTTATAGGAAGATTAATAAGTTTTCAGTGAGAGAAACCAAAGACAGCGGAATAATCAATTTGCCAGATAAACAGTATATGAATGTCTGGGCAAAGTTTGAGCCACAGCAAAAAGAAATATACGATAAAATAAAAGATGAAATGGCTATTTTGGTACAAAAAGGGGACAAGTCTATATTTGACGATTCAACAGCAACACTTAAGCGCCTATTAAGATTAGTACAAGTAACATCCAATCCAAAATTAATTGATGATATGTACTTTGGAAATTCAGGTAAAGAACAAGAGTTGGAGATACTGGTAGATGGAATTATTGCTAAAGGTGAAAAATGCATTGTTTGGTCGAGCTTCATTGGAAATATTAATTATTTTACTCAGAAATATTCAAGATACAATGCGGTTAAGGTTCATGGAGGCATGACTATTATTGACAGAAATAAGTCTATTGATAGATTTAGAAAAGATGAGTATAAAATTTTGTTTGCAACACCTCAATCTGCTAAGGAAGGATTAACATTAACAATGGCAAATCATGTAATCTTTTATGATAGAGGATTCAGTTTGGATGATTACCTACAAGCTCAAGATAGAATACATAGAATATCACAAGTAAAAACATGTTATGTCTACAACATAATGATTAACGATAGTATTGATGTATGGGTAGATACACTGCTTAAGGCAAAGCAAAATTCGGCGCATCTTGCGCAAGGTGATATCAATAAGATGGAATATCAGGATGTAGCAGACTACAGTTTTGGCAGCCTTGTAAAGCAAATTCTAAATCTTAATGACGGTGATGAGGAGGTATAA
- a CDS encoding ParB/RepB/Spo0J family partition protein has product MSKKMTIGKKEFEVEEKELLQVDLKFYPENPRIYSVLNVANGIPEQDEIEEQLMNMEHVKQLRLSIEANGGLIDPLIVRAKDNVVLEGNSRLAAYRLLAKKDPAKWGRVKCTILPSDIPESSIFTLLGQYHIIGRKDWSPFEQAGYLYRRVNVYGSGLSVDIMAKELGLEKATAQNYYRVYSFMVEKDDLKAGHWSYYDEYLKNRGIKKYRETYANLDETIVTQIKNEEISQAIDIRNKLGVIAKVSGKTANKIMSGICEGKIDIYEGFDRIQDTGKTSNAYQILYKFRSKISEDDFEVQVKREDPKQITFELKKIKMAVDKILKEIKE; this is encoded by the coding sequence TTGAGTAAAAAAATGACAATTGGCAAAAAAGAATTTGAAGTCGAGGAAAAGGAATTACTACAGGTTGACCTAAAGTTCTATCCAGAGAATCCTCGTATTTATTCTGTATTAAATGTAGCAAACGGAATTCCTGAACAAGATGAAATTGAAGAGCAGTTAATGAACATGGAGCATGTCAAGCAATTGAGACTATCTATTGAGGCAAATGGCGGTCTTATAGATCCATTAATAGTGCGTGCAAAGGATAACGTAGTATTGGAGGGGAATAGTAGATTAGCTGCATACAGATTATTGGCAAAGAAGGACCCTGCTAAGTGGGGGCGTGTTAAATGCACAATACTACCTTCTGACATACCAGAGTCTAGCATCTTTACTCTATTGGGACAATATCATATTATAGGAAGAAAAGATTGGAGTCCATTTGAACAAGCTGGATATTTATATAGAAGGGTAAACGTCTATGGATCTGGATTGTCAGTAGATATTATGGCAAAAGAGTTGGGATTAGAAAAAGCAACAGCACAAAATTACTATAGGGTATATTCTTTTATGGTAGAAAAAGATGACTTGAAGGCAGGCCATTGGAGCTATTATGATGAGTACTTAAAAAATCGTGGTATTAAAAAATACAGAGAAACATATGCCAATCTGGATGAAACAATTGTGACACAGATAAAAAATGAAGAAATTTCACAAGCAATTGATATACGAAACAAACTTGGTGTCATTGCAAAAGTATCCGGGAAAACTGCTAATAAAATTATGTCTGGAATTTGCGAAGGGAAAATCGATATTTACGAAGGGTTTGACAGGATCCAAGATACAGGGAAAACAAGTAATGCATACCAAATATTATATAAGTTTAGAAGCAAAATTAGCGAAGATGATTTTGAGGTACAAGTGAAAAGGGAAGATCCTAAACAGATAACGTTTGAACTCAAAAAAATCAAGATGGCAGTTGATAAGATATTAAAAGAGATAAAAGAGTAG